Proteins co-encoded in one Saccharomyces mikatae IFO 1815 strain IFO1815 genome assembly, chromosome: 14 genomic window:
- the PRM1 gene encoding pheromone-regulated protein PRM1 (similar to Saccharomyces cerevisiae PRM1 (YNL279W); ancestral locus Anc_1.65), with the protein MAGFKCYLQLGDRLSQIWLNKYTLALLLAMLKLLFFSKSIQHAIEVSQTYVLSNCHSIDSFYSKVTDNTPHYLGVMGNYLIEKGMEETVKATLETLSLIVYASEGLLNFAIDLYLGTYACLLVSAVDGTVNVATNTTEKLIGLVNDTVSSVANELDSGLNDISKVINKVISAASKVENFFTGDDDDDGNMTSSIKSVNLTISALHNLYIPSSINNKLEELSAKTPDFAQVKNSTKNLISIPFNEVRKNIKSVNASKLIGDTSVLYVPPVSISNGTGICSSNQSEILAFYAILRQVLKITTIVCVIILTCFAISAIIPVAWNEIKLWRRLCSMRDHYILSRQDSYTSFSSENTHELKDPFANPPLHNGEYDVIASYQRCFQTWNARVTGWMTNIVTLGKSPEDIDPETRKKIEWVVAYMTSERALCILGVALLGILVCICQFVMISVLQHKISHSLATNNGSDFQSLLKSNTAVDIENQMGLWGVQTNKYINTTENNINQEVFGWIDTTTLSINNTVATMISDIDTTLADVFNGTLLYSPMKTVVGCVIGNKLYTIEKAMTWIHDKAQLHIPRINGTQIKQALEKQANNSTTAGSTSTTTATLLENLVNDMKEGLLKVLRAYHHITMGELVVSLIIFGVWLVQLPIALIILRLRLHKATFH; encoded by the coding sequence ATGGCCGGTTTCAAATGCTATTTGCAACTGGGTGACAGGCTCTCTCAAATATGGCTAAATAAGTACACATTGGCATTGTTGCTGGCAATGTTGAagcttctctttttttccaagtcTATACAACATGCTATAGAAGTCTCACAAACGTATGTTTTATCAAACTGTCACAGTATTGACTCTTTCTACTCAAAGGTGACAGACAATACGCCGCACTATCTGGGCGTCATGGGAAACTATCTTATCGAAAAGGGCATGGAAGAAACGGTTAAGGCCACGCTGGAAACGCTGTCACTCATTGTATATGCCAGTGAGGGATTGCTAAACTTTGCCATTGACCTATATTTGGGCACGTACGCCTGTTTGTTGGTTAGCGCCGTTGACGGAACGGTGAATGTAGCAACTAATACTACGGAAAAATTGATCGGTTTGGTCAACGATACAGTTTCTAGTGTAGCCAATGAATTGGATTCGGGGTTGAATGACATTTCTAAAGTTATCAATAAAGTAATCAGTGCTGCATCCAAAGTAGAGAACTTTTTCACTGGTGACGACGACGATGACGGCAATATGACATCGTCGATTAAAAGCGTCAACCTGACCATATCTGCCCTCCATAACTTATATATCCCTTCTTCAATCAATAACAAGCTAGAGGAGTTATCAGCAAAAACGCCGGATTTTGCTCAGGTTAAGAATTCGaccaaaaatttgatatcAATTCCCTTCAATGAAGTGCGCAAGAACATCAAATCTGTGAATGCCAGTAAGTTAATAGGAGATACATCTGTTCTGTATGTCCCACCCGTGTCAATTTCCAATGGCACTGGTATATGTTCATCCAATCAATCTGAAATTCTGGCCTTTTATGCTATCTTGAGacaagttttgaaaattacTACCATAGTGTGTGTCATCATATTGACATGCTTTGCAATTAGTGCGATAATACCGGTTGCATGGAATGAAATTAAGCTTTGGAGACGTCTTTGCAGTATGAGAGACCATTATATTTTGAGCAGACAGGATTCGTATACGTCCTTTTCCAGTGAAAACACTCATGAATTGAAGGATCCGTTCGCAAATCCTCCCTTACATAATGGAGAATATGATGTCATTGCAAGCTACCAGCGGTGCTTTCAAACATGGAATGCAAGAGTAACAGGTTGGATGACAAATATTGTAACCTTAGGAAAATCGCCGGAGGATATTGACCctgaaacaagaaaaaagatagAATGGGTAGTGGCTTATATGACCTCTGAAAGAGCATTGTGTATTCTAGGAGTTGCACTTTTGGGGATTTTGGTGTGCATATGTCAATTTGTCATGATATCAGTTTTACAACACAAGATAAGCCATTCATTGGCTACCAATAATGGAAGTGACTTTCAAAGCTTACTGAAGTCCAACACTGCTGTTGATATAGAAAACCAAATGGGCCTTTGGGGCGTTCAGACGAACAAGTATATAAATACCACCGAGAACAATATCAATCAGGAAGTTTTTGGATGGATCGACACAACAACACTATCGATAAACAATACAGTAGCCACAATGATATCTGATATAGATACTACTTTAGCAGACGTGTTCAACGGAACACTGCTATATAGCCCAATGAAGACGGTGGTCGGATGCGTCATTGGAAATAAGCTCTACACGATAGAGAAGGCGATGACATGGATTCACGACAAGGCTCAACTACATATTCCAAGAATTAATGGGACCCAAATCAAGCAGGCCCTAGAAAAACAAGCTAATAATAGCACCACAGCGGGTTCCACTTCTACCACTACAGCGACCTTACTAGAGAATCTCGTAAATGACATGAAAGAAGGACTTTTAAAGGTTCTCCGAGCCTACCACCATATAACCATGGGAGAACTTGTGGTTTCCTTAATAATCTTTGGGGTGTGGCTGGTACAGTTGCCCATTGCTTTAATAATTCTTCGATTACGTCTTCACAAGGCCACATTTCACTAA
- the HCH1 gene encoding Hch1p (similar to Saccharomyces cerevisiae HCH1 (YNL281W); ancestral locus Anc_3.80): MVVLNPNNWHWVDKNTLPWSKNYLNGKLTSLCTVSSDGKSKIELTQVSSITGDSNVSQRKGKPICYFDLQLSMDVKVTDLDTNKNDEDNEGIVVDGKLEIPEFMHDESDFPILSQGFDAFDGLVRSEFVPKVLETLLKYQDDLIKEHSKDIQV; this comes from the coding sequence ATGGTTGTCTTGAACCCAAATAACTGGCACTGGGTGGATAAAAACACCTTACCTTGGTCTAAGAACTACTTGAACGGTAAATTAACGAGTTTATGCACCGTTTCTTCCGATGGCAAGAGCAAAATCGAGTTGACCCAGGTGAGTAGCATTACTGGTGACTCCAACGTATCCCAAAGAAAGGGTAAGCCAATTTGCTACTTTGACCTACAGTTATCGATGGACGTCAAAGTGACGGATTTAGATACTAACAAGAACGACGAAGATAATGAAGGAATAGTTGTGGACGGGAAATTAGAAATTCCAGAGTTCATGCATGATGAATCCGATTTCCCCATTTTATCTCAAGGTTTTGATGCATTTGATGGATTGGTTAGATCAGAATTTGTCCCTAAAGTATTGGAAACACTACTAAAATACCAAGATGACTTGATCAAAGAGCATTCCAAGGATATACAAGTGTAA
- the ERG24 gene encoding delta(14)-sterol reductase (similar to Saccharomyces cerevisiae ERG24 (YNL280C); ancestral locus Anc_3.81) produces MVSVLNPRTTEFEFGGLIGALGISIGLPVFTIILNQMIRPDYFIKGIFQNFDIVELWKGIKPLRYYLGNCELWTVYCMWYGILAVLDVILPGRVMKGVQLRDGSKLSYKINGIAMSTTLVLVLAIRWKLTDGQLPELQYLYENHVSLCIISILFSFYLATYCYIASFVPLIFKKNGNGQREKILAQGGNSGNIIYDWFIGRELNPRLGPLDIKMFSELRPGMLLWLLINLSCLHHHFLKTGKINDALVLVNFLQGFYIFDGVLNEEGVLTMMDITTDGFGFMLAFGDLSLVPFTYSLQARYLSVSPVELGWVKVVGILAIMFSGFYIFHSANKQKSEFRQGKLENLKSIQTKRGTKLLCDGWWAKSQHINYFGDWLISLSWCLATWFQTPLTYYYSLYFATLLLHRQQRDEHKCRMKYGENWEEYERKVPYKIIPYVY; encoded by the coding sequence ATGGTATCAGTTTTGAATCCCAGAACTACAGAGTTCGAATTTGGCGGGCTCATCGGTGCCTTAGGCATCAGCATAGGACTGCCTGTTTTTACCATTATCTTAAATCAAATGATTAGGCCCGATTATTTTATTAAGGGTATATTCCAGAATTTTGATATAGTTGAGCTTTGGAAAGGTATTAAGCCTTTGCGTTACTATCTTGGCAATTGCGAGTTATGGACCGTGTATTGCATGTGGTATGGAATTTTGGCTGTTTTGGACGTCATTTTGCCTGGCAGAGTCATGAAGGGTGTCCAGTTGAGAGACGGCTCGAAGCTCTCGTATAAGATCAATGGGATTGCTATGTCTACGACTTTGGTCTTAGTTTTGGCCATAAGATGGAAGTTAACTGATGGTCAATTACCTGAGTTGCAATACCTATATGAAAATCACGTTAGTTTATGCATAATATccattttgttttcgttTTATTTGGCCACATATTGCTACATTGCCAGTTTCGTACCATTGATCTTTAAGAAGAATGGTAATGGTCAAAGGGAAAAGATCTTGGCACAAGGTGGGAATTCAGGGAACATTATTTACGACTGGTTTATTGGTAGAGAGCTAAACCCTCGTTTGGGCCCATTGGATATCAAGATGTTTTCAGAATTAAGACCCGGCATGTTGTTATGGTTACTAATCAATCTTTCCTGCCTGCATCACCATTTTCTGAAGACTGGTAAAATCAACGATGCATTGGTCCTGGTCAATTTCTTGCAAGGATTTTACATTTTTGACGGAGTGTTAAATGAAGAGGGTGTGCTAACCATGATGGATATTACCACCGACGGGTTTGGTTTCATGTTAGCGTTTGGTGATTTGAGTTTAGTTCCATTTACATACTCCCTACAGGCCCGTTATTTGAGCGTTTCGCCCGTGGAATTGGGGTGGGTGAAAGTGGTGGGTATATTAGCAATAATGTTTTCAGGATTTTACATCTTCCATTCGGCAAACAAGCAAAAATCTGAGTTCAGACAGGGcaaattggaaaatttaaAAAGCATCCAAACAAAACGTGGTACGAAACTATTATGCGACGGATGGTGGGCCAAATCGCAGCATATCAACTATTTCGGTGACTGGTTGATTTCGCTAAGTTGGTGTTTGGCCACGTGGTTTCAAACTCCGTTGACGTACTACTACTCGTTGTATTTTGCCACTTTGTTACTACATCGTCAACAGCGTGACGAGCACAAGTGTAGGATGAAATACGGGGAAAATTGGGAAGAATACGAAAGAAAAGTTCCTTACAAGATCATTCCCTATGTTTATTAA
- the CAF120 gene encoding Caf120p (similar to Saccharomyces cerevisiae SKG3 (YLR187W) and CAF120 (YNL278W); ancestral locus Anc_1.66) — protein MRIFSGDNKAVDSPTNTHVLKSPSTFGAEFGSRLKVNTTSKKKASNSSSPTSPMETSPVSPELVPIITLLNAHTHRRYHEGVFLILQDLKNNGTHAARKWKDVYGVLIGTQLALWDAKELAEFSDPSCPVSEKKLKEIASKPTYINLTDATLRTLDTSDNIVMECGKNLTNALVVSTTLKNRYFLQFGNKESFNKWNAAIRLCLYECSSLQEAYTGAFISSRGAKLGDIRILLTNRKYDYKDWVSVRFGAGMPWKRCYAVISQSNSRKKDHFGEINLYENDKKVKKNHAMATIVEAKALYAVYPSSPKLIDSSTIIKVVGSVKFEKNENAQEKDVFIMPEKHQAVPSYDTIIRFLIPAMDTFKLYGRPEKLLSSKNDPHSLLFGLPVLPHIYYLEMEDLLPLTNSISSAHWSNNDWREHVNDILQKKIAQGYCGCNSASNITSPLPSPFLGSADLFERADGVLSPKLSFGSKSSSNNSSKNSLPKRERIKLPYSADHEVDNTDNPTVQHESVPFEISGSPHKTVTPTDSSFRTKFTEGSPYSRQSPLKPLVPSINDSPSDKAKSRTDPYIDYNNMKMNTSERFDRGDALYDSNADSSLKKVRNIKLDIPASNFDKFKTDKNLLSVDSKSSNEKKLSVESDLSAIYEKYSNGPFGHTEGLNDSSDENYLRFQRASVHSENGYNPRISFTSGNFPDKDEEGHAVLQEFNSLTQRINELGIESLNSNSDSDKLNKSFSQMELDNDGNEDDMNLFDPDFMAQDQLRAEERDYNKDDIVPPETTSEVFEAAGLGIISDDHIGGQNTTEYRSPQEVPRLFPEKALNPLQMDNPYAKPSTKSKTTSTSIKTDRSAPQKGYQTVPDQQIAAYGQTASINGLNGRYGVKNQSAGSPRNAKTRAPPSPYYQDFNNRSASSNPYQHSQPSDAQPRARRPPGNPHPTGNRPNMQMRYPPQITAQYHPQNANFVPGSQQPPLATPPQQFNRPYQPHAMNAHSVSPGGYTGAPPFQPGNLNYINRSQPPWPSPSSPSTHHRPPPHINQPQGNGSAGFYRPPAPQLNNSRDRLQNKEGFSQFMPSATTKNPYAQ, from the coding sequence ATGCGGATTTTTTCAGGTGACAACAAAGCAGTCGATTCTCCTACCAATACTCACGTGTTAAAGAGCCCATCCACTTTTGGTGCTGAATTTGGCTCACGTCTAAAGGTAAATACGACatcgaaaaagaaagcaagcAACTCGTCTTCGCCCACTTCCCCTATGGAAACGTCACCAGTTTCTCCAGAGTTAGTGCCTATTATAACACTGCTGAATGCACATACGCATAGAAGATATCATGAAGGTGTATTTTTGATCTTACAGGATCTAAAGAACAACGGCACTCATGCAGCTAGGAAATGGAAGGACGTATATGGGGTACTGATAGGTACCCAACTCGCCCTTTGGGATGCCAAGGAATTAGCAGAATTTTCTGACCCCTCCTGTCCTGTttctgaaaagaaactgaaagaGATTGCCTCTAAACCTACTTATATCAACTTGACGGATGCAACGTTAAGAACTTTGGACACTTCTGACAATATTGTCATGGAGTGTGGAAAAAATCTCACCAATGCATTAGTTGTTTCCACGACGTTGAAGAACCGATATTTCTTACAGTTTGGTAACAAAGAGTCTTTTAACAAGTGGAATGCTGCTATTCGATTATGTTTATACGAATGCTCTTCATTACAAGAGGCTTACACAGGTGCGTTTATTTCAAGTAGAGGTGCAAAACTAGGTGATATCAGAATTCTTCTAACGAATAGGAAATATGATTATAAAGATTGGGTTAGCGTCAGGTTCGGCGCTGGTATGCCTTGGAAACGTTGCTATGCGGTAATCTCGCAGTCCAATAGTAGGAAGAAGGACCATTTTGGTGAAATAAATCTttatgaaaatgataaaaaagtaaaaaaaaatcatgcAATGGCAACTATTGTAGAGGCAAAGGCACTTTATGCGGTTTACCCGTCTTCTCCAAAACTAATAGATTCTTCCACAATCATTAAAGTTGTTGGTTCTGTAAAGTTTGAGAAAAACGAAAATGCACAGGAAAAAGATGTCTTTATTATGCCCGAGAAGCACCAAGCTGTACCAAGTTATGATACTATAATCAGATTTCTAATACCTGCCATGGATACGTTTAAATTATATGGCAGGCCGGAGAAATTATTATCGAGTAAAAACGATCCACATTCACTGTTGTTTGGTTTGCCAGTTTTGCCGCATATATATTACCTAGAAATGGAAGATTTGCTTCCGTTGACTAATTCCATATCAAGTGCGCATTGGTCGAATAATGATTGGAGAGAGCACGTCAATGACATTTTGCAAAAGAAGATAGCTCAAGGATATTGTGGTTGTAATTCTGCCTCCAATATTACTTCTCCACTGCCTTCCCCTTTTCTTGGTTCAGCAGACTTATTTGAAAGGGCAGATGGCGTCCTTTCACCCAAGTTATCTTTCGGgtcaaaatcttcttctaataatagCTCAAAGAATAGTTTACCAAAGAGAGAACGTATCAAATTACCATACTCAGCGGATCATGAAGTTGATAACACTGACAATCCCACTGTTCAACATGAAAGTGTTCCCTTCGAGATATCTGGAAGCCCACACAAGACAGTCACACCTACTGATTCATCTTTCAGAACAAAATTTACAGAAGGTTCACCATACAGTAGGCAAAGTCCTCTCAAGCCTTTGGTGCCATCTATAAATGATTCGCCATCTGACAAAGCTAAGTCAAGAACAGATCCCTATATTGATTATAATAACATGAAAATGAATACCTCTGAGAGATTTGATAGAGGAGACGCTCTATATGATAGCAACGCTGAttcaagtttgaaaaaagttagGAATATCAAATTAGATATTCCTGCGTCCAATTTTGACAAGTTCAAAACCGACAAAAATCTATTGTCTGTAGATTCTAAATCCTCCAACGAAAAGAAACTCTCTGTGGAATCAGATTTGTCTGCGATCTATGAAAAATACTCCAATGGTCCCTTTGGTCACACTGAGGGACTCAATGATTCTTCTGATGAAAATTATTTGCGTTTTCAACGGGCTTCAGTGCACTCAGAGAATGGCTACAATCCAAGAATATCCTTTACGTCAGGTAACTTTCCTgataaagatgaagaagggCATGCTGTTTTACAGGAGTTCAATAGTCTAACTCAAAGAATAAACGAACTTGGTATAGAAAGTTTAAATTCGAACTCAGATTCAGACAAACTAAATAAGTCATTTTCACAAATGGAATTGGACAACGATGGCAATGAAGACGATATGAATTTATTTGACCCAGACTTTATGGCGCAAGATCAATTGCGTGCTGAGGAAAGAGACTACAATAAGGATGATATAGTCCCCCCAGAAACAACATCTGAGGTTTTTGAAGCAGCTGGGTTAGGCATTATTTCTGATGATCATATTGGAGGGCAAAATACAACGGAATATAGGTCACCACAAGAGGTCCCAAGATTATTTCCCGAGAAAGCCCTCAATCCATTACAAATGGATAACCCATACGCAAAACCCAGCACAAAATCGAAGACAACCTCTACTTCCATCAAAACTGACCGTAGCGCTCCACAGAAGGGCTACCAAACCGTGCCTGACCAGCAAATTGCCGCTTACGGTCAAACCGCAAGCATTAATGGTCTCAATGGAAGATACGGAgtaaaaaatcaatcaGCGGGATCACCGAGGAACGCAAAGACGAGAGCTCCACCAAGTCCATACTATCAAGATTTTAATAATCGTTCTGCTTCTTCAAACCCTTATCAGCACTCTCAACCTTCGGATGCACAACCACGAGCACGTCGTCCTCCTGGAAATCCGCACCCAACGGGGAACAGACCAAATATGCAAATGCGATATCCTCCTCAAATAACGGCACAGTATCATCCACAGAATGCCAACTTCGTACCCGGATCACAACAGCCACCTCTGGCTACTCCACCCCAGCAATTCAACCGCCCGTATCAACCCCATGCGATGAATGCACATTCAGTCTCTCCCGGCGGATACACTGGCGCACCGCCATTTCAGCCAGGAAATTTGAACTATATCAACAGATCTCAGCCGCCATGGCCATCCCCTAGTTCACCATCCACCCACCACCGTCCGCCACCCCATATAAACCAACCGCAAGGAAATGGTAGTGCCGGTTTCTATCGTCCTCCGGCCCCACAATTGAACAATTCTCGAGACCGCCTACAAAATAAGGAGGGATTTTCACAATTCATGCCTTCAGCAACTACAAAAAACCCATATGCCCAGTAG
- the POP3 gene encoding Pop3p (similar to Saccharomyces cerevisiae POP3 (YNL282W); ancestral locus Anc_3.79), producing the protein MSGSLKSLDKKVAKRRQVYKPVLDNPFTNEAHMWPHVHDQPLVWQLLQCSILNKLAHIQSKDDYPWELYTEFNDIVQYLSSEGGSSDPVCLFVCNKDPDVPLVLLQQIPLLCYMAPMVVKLVQLPKSAMAIFKPVSKYGMLLLRCDDRVDRKFVSQIQKNVDPLRFPWLDAVKYQRTSVKLLKTTVPIVSKKRQK; encoded by the coding sequence ATGTCCGGGTCGTTAAAGTCGCTAGACAAGAAAGTAGCGAAAAGGAGGCAGGTGTATAAGCCAGTGCTTGACAATCCGTTTACAAATGAAGCGCATATGTGGCCACACGTGCATGACCAGCCGTTGGTCTGGCAGCTGCTGCAGTGCTCAATTTTGAACAAGTTGGCACACATCCAGTCGAAGGACGACTACCCCTGGGAGTTGTATACAGAGTTCAATGACATTGTTCAGTATTTGAGCAGCGAGGGCGGCAGCAGCGATCCGGTATGTCTTTTTGTATGCAATAAAGACCCGGATGTTCCGCTTGTACTCTTGCAGCAGATACCTCTGCTATGTTACATGGCCCCTATGGTCGTGAAGCTTGTGCAGTTACCTAAGAGTGCCATGGCTATCTTCAAACCAGTCTCTAAATACGGGATGCTGCTGCTGCGATGCGACGACAGGGTCGATAGAAAGTTCGTGTCGCAGATCCAGAAGAACGTTGACCCGCTGCGATTTCCGTGGCTAGATGCTGTCAAGTATCAACGCACATCCGTCAAGTTACTGAAGACTACAGTGCCCATTGTCTCGAAGAAAAGGCAGAAGTAG
- the MET2 gene encoding homoserine O-acetyltransferase (similar to Saccharomyces cerevisiae MET2 (YNL277W); ancestral locus Anc_1.68) — MSHTLKSKTLRELDVEEIQESNPLLKLVQGQRIVQVPSLVLESGVVINNFPIAYKTWGTLNEAGDNVLIICHALTGSADVADWWGPLLGNNLAFDPSRFFIICLNSMGSPYGSFSPLTINEETGARYGPEFPLCTVRDDVRAHRIVLDSLGVKSIACVIGGSMGGMLSLEWAAMYGKEYVKNMVALATSARHSAWCISWSEAQRQSIYSDPNYLDGYYPVEEQPVAGLSAARMSALLTYRTRNSFENKFSRRSPSIAQQQKAQREETRKPSTISEHSLQIHNDGYKIKASAAITGMSGQKRQSVVSTTSSSDSLNSSTSMTSVSSVTGEVKDIKPAQTYFSAQSYLRYQGTKFINRFDANCYIAITRKLDTHDLARDRVEDIREVLSSIDQPSLIIGIQSDGLFTYSEQEFLHEHIPKSRLEKIESPEGHDAFLLEFKLINKLIVDFLKTNCKVITDAKPRTWRGDVGNDETKTSVFGEAEEVTNW, encoded by the coding sequence ATGTCTCATACTTTAAAATCGAAAACGCTTCGCGAGCTGGACGTCGAAGAAATCCAAGAAAGCAACCCATTGCTTAAGCTAGTTCAAGGGCAGAGAATTGTTCAGGTACCGAGTCTGGTTCTTGAGTCTGGAGTAGTGATAAATAACTTTCCTATTGCTTATAAGACATGGGGAACATTAAACGAAGCTGGTGATAATGTTCTTATCATCTGCCATGCCTTGACCGGATCAGCAGATGTTGCTGACTGGTGGGGTCCTCTTCTGGGTAATAATTTGGCGTTTGACCCATCGAGATTTTTCATCATATGTTTGAACTCTATGGGTTCCCCGTATGGTTCTTTTTCACCATTAACGATCAATGAGGAGACAGGTGCAAGATATGGTCCTGAATTTCCGTTATGCACAGTGCGTGATGATGTCAGAGCTCACAGAATTGTCCTGGATTCTTTGGGAGTGAAGTCGATAGCGTGTGTTATTGGTGGCTCCATGGGGGGGATGTTAAGTCTGGAATGGGCTGCCATGTATGGTAAGGAATACGTGAAGAATATGGTTGCCCTGGCGACATCGGCAAGACACTCCGCCTGGTGCATATCGTGGTCAGAAGCTCAGAGACAGTCGATTTACTCGGATCCAAATTATTTGGACGGGTACTACCCAGTAGAAGAGCAACCTGTGGCTGGTCTATCAGCTGCACGTATGTCTGCATTGTTGACCTATAGAACTAGAAAcagttttgaaaacaaattttCCAGAAGATCTCCTTCAATAGCGCAACAACAAAAGGCccaaagagaagaaacGCGCAAACCCTCCACTATCAGCGAGCACTCTTTACAAATTCACAATGATGGGTACAAAATCAAAGCCAGTGCTGCAATTACTGGCATGTCAGGGCAAAAACGCCAAAGCGTAGTTTCTACTACATCGTCTTCAGATTCATTGAACTCCTCGACGTCAATGACTTCGGTGAGTTCTGTAACTGGTGAAGTGAAAGATATTAAGCCTGCACAGACATATTTCTCCGCACAAAGTTATTTGAGATACCAAGGCACAAAGTTTATTAATAGATTTGACGCCAATTGTTACATCGCCATAACTCGTAAATTAGACACACACGATTTGGCCAGGGACAGAGTTGAAGACATAAGGGAAGTTCTTTCTTCTATCGACCAACCGTCGCTGATAATCGGTATCCAGTCTGATGGGTTGTTTACATACTCGgaacaagaatttttgCATGAACACATACCGAAGTCTCGATTGGAAAAAATCGAATCCCCAGAAGGCCACGATGcttttttgttggaatttAAGCtaataaacaaattaatagtagattttttgaaaacaaactGTAAGGTAATTACGGATGCCAAACCAAGGACTTGGAGAGGAGACGTTGGTAACGACGAAACGAAGACATCTGTCTTCGGCGAGGCCGAAGAAGTTACCAACTGGTAG